A genomic window from Euleptes europaea isolate rEulEur1 chromosome 9, rEulEur1.hap1, whole genome shotgun sequence includes:
- the IRF2 gene encoding interferon regulatory factor 2, translating to MPVERMRMRPWLEEQIHSNKIPGLKWLNEEKKIFQIPWMHAARHGWDVEKDAPLFRNWAIHTGKYQPGVDKVDPKTWKANFRCAMNSLPDIEEVKDKSIKKGNNAFRVYRMLPLSERPSKKGKKLKTEKEEKTKQIKQEPEESSCELSNGTSQGFSDYCLSPTIKTEVDSTINIVVIGDSHFEGAPDDHMIVPNPPDVCQVVEVTTESDDQPSSMSQLYPLQISPVSSYAESETTDSIPSDEENAQGQLQWQKENIGSKQYYSNLATRNPPYPLPGMATFVTSNKPDLQVTFKEESSPLPYNSPWPFPDLPLQQIMCSASTSYSSRPDHENRASVIKKTSDITQSRVKSS from the exons ATGCCAGTGGAGAGAATGAGGATGCGGCCATGGCTGGAGGAGCAAATACACTCAAACAAAATCCCAGGTCTCAAATGGCTAAATGAG gaaaagaagatttttcaGATCCCATGGATGCATGCCGCAAGACATGGGTGGGATGTTGAAAAAGATGCACCTTTATTTAGAAACTGGGCTATTCACACGG GGAAGTACCAGCCAGGAGTTGACAAAGTCGATCCAAAGACATGGAAGGCAAACTTCCGATGTGCTATGAACTCCTTACCTGATATTGAAGAAGTCAAAGACAAAAGCATCAAAAAAGGAAACAATGCGTTCAGAGTGTACCGGATGCTGCCGTTATCGGAGAGGCCATCAAAAAAAG GAAAGAAACTCAAgacagagaaggaagaaaaaacgAAACAGATCAAG CAAGAACCAGAGGAATCATCTTGTGAACTAAGTAATGGAACAAGTCAGGGGTTTTCTGATTACTGCTTATCTCCCACGATAAAAACAGAAGTTGACAGTACAATAAATATTGTAG TCATAGGAGATTCGCATTTTGAGGGTGCTCCTGATGATCATATGATAGTTCCCAACCCCCCCGATGTTTGCCAAGTAGTGGAGGTGACTACGGAGTCTGATGACCAGCCCAGCAGTATGAGTCAGCTATACCCACTACAGATCTCCCCCGTCTCCTCTTATGCTG AGAGTGAAACAACAGATAGCATCCCAAGTGATGAAGAAAATGCACAG GGCCAACTTCAATGGCAAAAAGAAAATATTGGCAGCAAACAGTACTACAGCAACTTGGCGACAAGGAACCCCCCTTACCCACTTCCTGGCATGGCTACCTTTGTGACTTCCAACAAGCCTGACCTCCAGGTTACTTTCAAAGAAGAAAGCTCCCCTCTGCCTTACAACAGCCCGTGGCCTTTCCCAGACCTCCCTCTCCAACAAATCATGTGTTCAGCATCTACCAGTTACAGCAGCAGGCCAGACCATGAAAACCGGGCAAGCGTCATTAAGAAAACGTCAGATATTACCCAGTCACGAGTCAAGAGCAGCTAA